The following coding sequences are from one Capsicum annuum cultivar UCD-10X-F1 chromosome 3, UCD10Xv1.1, whole genome shotgun sequence window:
- the LOC107862942 gene encoding cytochrome P450 89A2, translated as METWFIIVVTLCISFFLKSLFDTIISSNSKSKKKLPPGPYTWPVIGTLLWARRNAIDLERILVDLKAKYGPMITLNMGTHSSIFVASHSLAYQALIKQGSVFSDRQSVPSNNNNRSINGAPYGPTWRLLRRNLFSEMLHPSRIKSYSKARAWVLDILLNQLRGKQDESVKLVDHFQYAMFCLLVLMCFGNKLDEPQIKKIENMQVKFLLGSRRFAVLGIFPRLGKLIFRKLWKEFNEQQQEQQKTYQPLIEARIKAKEQKSEHEDEFVTCYVDTLLNLEWPDEKRKLNHEEIVTLCVEFLAAGTDTTYTTLQWIMANLVKNPTIQENLYQEIASVVGEKKSESTEEEVKEEDLQKMPYLKAVILEGLRRHPPGHFVIPHTVTEEVELNGYVIPRNLTINFMLADMALDPNVWEDPLEFKPQRFLVEGSDEEAFDITGSREIKMMPFGAGRRICPGYALAMLHLEYFVANLIWHFQWNPVEGDDVDLSEKQEFTIVMKNPLRARICPRV; from the coding sequence ATGGAAACTTGGTTTATTATTGTTGTCACTTTATGTATCTCTTTCTTCCTCAAATCCCTTTTTGATACTATCATCTCTTCTAATTCCAAGTCCAAGAAGAAACTCCCACCGGGACCCTACACTTGGCCGGTGATCGGCACTTTATTATGGGCCAGAAGAAACGCCATCGACTTGGAACGCATACTCGTTGATCTCAAGGCTAAGTATGGTCCTATGATCACCCTCAATATGGGGACCCATAGCTCCATATTTGTAGCTAGTCATTCTTTAGCCTACCAAGCTTTAATCAAGCAAGGCTCCGTTTTCTCTGACCGGCAAAGTGTGCCGTCCAACAATAACAACCGCAGCATCAACGGTGCACCTTATGGCCCTACATGGCGTCTGCTCCGTCGAAACTTGTTTTCAGAAATGCTCCATCCTTCTCGCATCAAGTCCTATTCCAAAGCCCGAGCCTGGGTGTTGGATATCCTCCTTAACCAGCTCCGCGGCAAACAAGACGAATCCGTGAAGTTAGTTGATCATTTTCAGTATGCTATGTTCTGTCTTCTTGTCTTGATGTGTTTCGGGAACAAGCTTGACGAACCtcaaatcaaaaaaattgaaaatatgcaAGTGAAGTTTCTCTTGGGAAGCCGACGTTTCGCTGTATTAGGTATCTTTCCTAGACTTGGAAAGCTAATTTTTAGAAAGCTCTGGAAGGAATTCAATGAGCAACAACAAGAGCAACAGAAAACCTACCAACCTTTGATTGAAGCACGAATCAAGGCCAAAGAACAAAAATCCGAGCACGAGGATGAATTTGTGACGTGTTACGTGGATACACTATTGAATTTGGAGTGGCCAGATGAAAAAAGAAAACTCAATCATGAAGAGATCGTTACCCTCTGCGTTGAATTCCTAGCCGCTGGAACTGATACGACCTACACTACCTTGCAGTGGATTATGGCCAACTTGGTTAAAAATCCTACCATTCAGGAGAATCTATATCAAGAAATTGCCAGTGTAGTGGGAGAAAAAAAGAGCGAGTCGACAGAAGAGGAGGTGAAGGAGGAAGATTTGCAAAAAATGCCCTACTTGAAAGCAGTGATATTAGAAGGTCTTAGGCGACACCCACCTGGTCACTTTGTGATTCCACACACGGTGACGGAGGAAGTTGAACTGAACGGCTACGTCATCCCAAGGAATTTGACCATCAATTTCATGCTTGCGGACATGGCCTTAGACCCAAATGTGTGGGAGGATCCCTTGGAGTTTAAACCTCAGAGGTTCTTAGTGGAAGGATCAGATGAGGAAGCCTTCGATATAACAGGAAGTAGAGAGATCAAGATGATGCCATTCGGCGCAGGGAGGAGAATATGTCCTGGCTATGCATTGGCTATGCTTCATTTAGAATATTTTGTGGCTAATCTGATTTGGCATTTTCAATGGAATCCTGTGGAAGGAGATGATGTTGATCTCTCGGAGAAGCAAGAATTCACCATTGTGATGAAGAATCCGCTAC